In the genome of Methylomagnum ishizawai, the window TGATGCCCTTGCGGTATAGCGCCACGAACAGCCGGGGCCGGGCCAGCTTGTAGCCGGTCAGGATCAAAATGGCGGCGAGGCAGGCCAGGGGGATCAGGTTCAGATAGGCCGGGAGCCACAACACGCTCAAGAGCAAAAGCAGGCCATGGACGAAGCTCGCCACCTTGGTCCTGCCGCCCGCGACCACATTGGCCGAACTGCGCACGATCACCGAGGTCATCGGCAAGCCGCCCAGCAGCCCGCTGAGGATATTGCCCAAGCCTTGCGCCCGTAGCTCGCGGTCGGTGGGTGCGACCCGTTTCCAGGGGTCGAGCTTGTCCACGGCTTCGAGGCTCAGCAGCGATTCCAGGCTGGCGACCAAGGCCAGGGTGAGGGCCACGGTATAGGCTTCGGGATTGTCCCATTGCCCGAAATCCGGCGGGGCCAGTTGTTGCAGGAAGCCCTGGACGCCATGGAAGCCCGGCAGGCTGACCAGATGTTCCGGCGGGATGGCGAATCCGGGCGCGTGGTCGCGGCTGTACAGGTTGAAGCCGATGCCCCAAGCCACGGCGGCCAAGGGTCCGGGCACCAGCGACAACACCGGGTTGCGCTTGAACCATCCGGTTTCCCACAGCCGCATGACCAGGATCGCTCCCAGGCTGACCACCATGGCCCCTGGACACAGCGCGTCCAGCGAATAGGCCAATTCCGAGAAGGTGGTGTGGGCGTCGTTCTGGGTGAAGGCTTCGTCGCCCTCGTAGTCGGCGTCGTAGCCCACGGCGTGCGGAATCTGCTTGAGGATCAGGATCAAGCCGATGGCCGCCAACATGCCCTTGATGACCGCCGCCGGGAAATACGCCCCGATCACCCCGGCCCGCAGCCAGCCCAGCACGACTTGCATGAGGCCCGCCACCACCACGCTATAGAGGAAGGCCGGATAGCTCCCCAGCTTCTCGATGGAGCCCAGCACGATGACCGTGAGCCCCGCCGCCGGGCCGCTGACGCTGAGCTGGGAACCGCTGGCCCAGGTCACCACTAAACCGCCGATGAGTCCTGTCACCAAACCCGCCAGCAAGGGTGCGCCGGAAGCCAGGGCCACGCCTAGGCACAAGGGCAGGGCGACCAAGAACACCACGATCCCGGCGGGTACATCGTGGCGTAGATGGGCGAGATAGTCCGTGGGGCGTTTGGGGTTCATCCCGTAGCCTCAGTCCGGGTCGGCATATTGGTAGATCGATTCGATCCTATGGTCCGGGGTCAGGGTGATCAATTCCTTGATGATGCCGTCGTCGAGTCCGTAGACCCAGCCGTGCAGGGACGGGCGGCGCTCTTGCTTCCAGGCGT includes:
- a CDS encoding SulP family inorganic anion transporter produces the protein MNPKRPTDYLAHLRHDVPAGIVVFLVALPLCLGVALASGAPLLAGLVTGLIGGLVVTWASGSQLSVSGPAAGLTVIVLGSIEKLGSYPAFLYSVVVAGLMQVVLGWLRAGVIGAYFPAAVIKGMLAAIGLILILKQIPHAVGYDADYEGDEAFTQNDAHTTFSELAYSLDALCPGAMVVSLGAILVMRLWETGWFKRNPVLSLVPGPLAAVAWGIGFNLYSRDHAPGFAIPPEHLVSLPGFHGVQGFLQQLAPPDFGQWDNPEAYTVALTLALVASLESLLSLEAVDKLDPWKRVAPTDRELRAQGLGNILSGLLGGLPMTSVIVRSSANVVAGGRTKVASFVHGLLLLLSVLWLPAYLNLIPLACLAAILILTGYKLARPRLFVALYRKGISQFAPFLVTLVAILLTDLLEGIAIGMVCGMFYVIRANFHAAITLTRDGHHYLLRLHKDVSFLNKAPLRDVLGRIGDGGYVIVDGGRAQFIDQDILETLADFVVAARDRNITVEYKHLDGQSGVVTAAGTRPAPTDAQAPLGNRRRRG